The following is a genomic window from Bacteroidia bacterium.
CCCCATTCGCAAAAAGTTAGTGTTTAAATCAAAGAGTTGGTAAGGCGAATGGTCGGGCTATCCACTGCAAGTCCTCATGCCATTCAGCTAGCGCTTCATGTCATTCCGGGCTTTCCGTTTCTATCCCTGCCCGAAATACCGGGCAGTTTAGATTTTTACTAGTTGTTTGGATGGTTTCTTGGTTGTTTTTACGCAACCATGTTGGATTTTGCACCCCGGGCAACGATAGAGCCAGGTAGCCCACAGCACACCGACGGCGCTAGCCAAGGGGTGCGAGGACTACAGGCGATAGCGTGACCTTTTCGCCTTGCACTAAACTTGGAGTCCGAAAGATATTAGTTGGCGAAAAGGGGCCCGCATAATAAGAATAATGAACCTACTATTTTTCAATCAAAAAGGTCTTCCTGTATTATCCAATTTAACATAATATAAATTATAGGATAAAATAATCGCCCAATAACTAGGCAGCTTTTTATTGATTTTTACTCAAAAACTAAATATAGTCCATAACACACAATCACGATGGATAATGGTGTTGGTCCAAATAAAATGGGATAAAACAATTCGGGTATTGGGTTCCACAAGGATAGAACGCAACAGACAAAACCCAGGAAGGCTCCGCAAATCATCCAAATAAATCCATTTGTTTGACGAATCTCGATTCTTGCTTTATCGAATGCTTTGAGGTAATGCTGAATTATTTCAACTGTATGATTGTGCTGAAGCAATTCATCTTCAATTCGTTTAGCATCGTATTTATTCAAAATCCAGTGTTGGACTTTGGAATGATCGATAGAATTGGAGCTGTCCATTGGGCGGTAATTAATTAAGGTTGGCCGAAGCTATTTAGAAAAAACAAGTTTCCAATACCATAAAATCGGTAAAATAAAAAGGCCTGAAATTTAAAAAATCAGGCCTTGAAAAACGTAGCTAAGGGATTTACAGAATTTCTGATTTACACAGATCAAGCAAATGTTGTGCAGCTTGCGCTGTTGATGCTTCGGCATAAATTCGAAGTACCGGTTCTGTTCCGCTTGGACGAATCATTAACCATTCTGAATCACTAAAATAGAATTTCCATCCATCCATATCTTCCATCCGAATAGGTTTCTTGCCGCCGAACGATTCATACTTTCCAGCCTTGCAATTGGCAATTATTTCCTGTTTTTTGGATTCCAATAAACCTAAATCTTCTCTTCTAAAGGCAAATGATCCAACAATATCGTAAATTTCTTGAATTAATTCGGTCAGGCTTTTGCCCGTTTTCACCATCATTTCCCAGATTAACATTCCGTTCCAAATACCGTCTCTTTCCGGGATATGACCTTTTACGGCAATTCCTCCGGACTCCTCTCCTCCTACCAACACATCTTCTTTTAACATGATACCGCAAACATGCTTAAAACCAATGGGTACCACTTGAAAATCCAAGCCATAGTGTTTACAAAGCATTTCCAGCTTTACAGTAGTGGAAAATCCGGTCGCAACCTTACCTGTCCAACCCTTGTATTTGTAGAGATAATGCGTTAAAAGCAAGAGGATGTGGTGAGAATCTACAAATTCACCTTTACCGCTAAACAAACCAATTCGATCTGCATCTCCATCGGTCACCAATCCACAATCGATATCTTCCGCAACTTTAATTATATCTGAAAATTCCTGAAGATTTTTCATAATTGGTTCCGGGGCAATTCCATCAAATAAAGGGTTGTGGTCACAATGCACTAAAGTTATATCCGAAAACAATCTTCTCATTACATTTTGTCCGGCTCCATACATGGCATCATAAGCAAAGTTGAATTTAGAATTGCGAATGGCATCTAAATCAAACCCCTCCTCTACTCGCTTTACATAATCATTCTCTAAGGCCACATAAACCAACCTTCCTTCTTTTTCAGCTTTTTCCAAATCTTGCTCTTGGTATTGTGCAGGAGCCTCGGTAGGTATTAATTTTTCAACTGCTTTTACATCCTGTTCTAATAAAGGTCCGCCATGTCCAGATTTTAATTTAAAACCACTGTATTCCGGTGGATTATGACTAGCTGTAATAATAACTCCACCGGAAGCTGAATAGGATTTACAACCTAAGCTAACCATGGGAGTGCTTACAAATCCTTTTGATGCATAAACTTTAATATTGTTCAGTAACATCACCTGGATAACAGAATGCACAAATAATTCACCGGCAAATCGGCAATCATGTCCGACTACCATGGAAGGATTTTTGTAATTTTCTTTTAACCAGGTGGCATAACCTTGAGCAGCCCGGGCCACATTGTCGGCGGTAAATTCTTTGGCTATGATAGCCCTCCAACCGTCGGTTCCAAATTTTATAGTAGTCATTTTTTTAAGATTAAAACACCGCTAAATAAGGAAATCCAAGGCTACCCATTCATGAAAAGTTATCTACAATTGAAAGATGGTTCAATTTTCTTTCCCAAAAAAATACACCTTTGCTGTCTATGAAAAAACTTTTTCTACTGGATGCATTTGCCCTGATATATCGGGCCTATTTTGCATTTAGCAATAGTCCAAGAATTAATTCAAAAGGATTAAATACTTCAGCCATGTTTGGTTTTACCAATACTTTGCTGGATGTAATAAATAAAGAGAAACCAAGTCACCTGGCTGTTGTTTTTGACACATCTGAACCAACTGTGCGACATATAGAGTATGAGGCTTACAAAGCTCATCGGGAGGAGATGCCGGAAGATTTAGCCAAGAGTATTCCTTACATCATGCAAATTATTGAAGCGTTTAATATTCCCATCATTTTTTCGCATGGTTATGAGGCAGATGATGTTATAGGAACTCTGGCAGTAAAAGCTGAAGCCCAAGGGTATACAACCTATATGATGACTCCGGATAAGGATTATGGACAATTGGTAAGTGAGCATATAAAGGTTTACAAACCTGCCAGAATGGGAAATGGAGTGGAGATTCTAGGCCCCAAGGAAGTATGTGAAAAATATGGAATTCGGCACCCTAAAGAGTTAATTGATATTTTAGGTTTATGGGGTGATAAGGTGGACAATATTCCGGGAATTCCCGGCTTTGGAGAAAAAACGGCCATGGAATTAATTAAAGAATATGGTTCCATTGAAAATTTGATAACGCATGCAGACCAATTAAAAGGAAGTAAGCAAGAAAAGGTAAAAACGTATGCAGACCAGGCTTTACTTTCAAAAAAACTAGCAACAATTATTACAGATGTTCCTATTGAATTGGACGAAAAGTCCTTGGAAATGGAAGACCCTGATCCCGAAAAAATTAGGGCTGTTTTCGGAGAATTGGAGTTTAGAAATTTATTGAAAAAAGTATTGGGTGAAGAAACCGTCTCCTCCTCCCCTAGCCCGGCAATAAGTCCAAGTTCCGGACAAATGGATCTTTTTGGAGCAGTTGTTGAAAAAACAAGCTCCACAGCCATCAATAGCCCGGATTCGGCAGAGGAGAATCATCACAATTATAAAACCTTAGCCGATACCCCTCATACTTACAAAGTTGTTGAGTCTGAGTCGGACTGGCAGGAGTTTTTATCAGCTATTGATTCAGCAGATACCTTTTGCTTTGACAGCGAAACGACCAGTACCAATGAACTGGAGGCTGAATTAGTTGGTTTGGCATTTTCAATTAAAAAAGGGGAAGGTTTTTATATTCCATGTCCACCTGAAAGAAATTCCTGCCTGGAAATATTAGATCGGGTAAAACCCATCTTTAATTTGACTGAAAAAACCTTGGTTGGGCAGAATATTAAATATGATTTAATGGTTTTAGCAAACTATGGTATTGAATTGAAAAACAAGCTTTTTGATACTATGTTAGCTCATTATTTATTACAGCCCGATATGAGGCATGGGATGGATGTACTTGCCGAAACTTATTTAGGGTATAGTCCGATTTCCATTACCTCTTTAATTGGGAAAAAGGGAAAGGATCAGGGCAGCATGAGGGATGTAGAATTGAATGTTATAAAGGAATATGCTGTGGAGGATGCTGACATTACTTTGCAACTGAAGGATGTTTTTTTGCCACAAATGACAGAAAATTCTACCTGGAAATTATTTGAAGAAATTGAAATGCCTTTGGTTCCTGTTTTAGCAGCAATGGAGCGAGAAGGCATTAATTTAGATACGGATGCATTAAAGGATTTTTCAAAAGAGTTAGAAACCGAAATAACCAAAATAGAACAGGAAATTTACGATTTGGCCGGATTAAAATTCAACATAGCCTCTCCTGCTCAACTTGGTAGAATTCTGTTTGAACATCTCAAGATTGATGAAAAGGCAAAAAAGACGGCCACCAAGCAATATTCCACCGCCGAAGATGTATTGGCAAAACTGGCTCATAGGCACCCAATCGTTGATAAGGTATTAGAATTCAGAGGGTTGGTAAAATTAAAAAACACCTATGTGGATACTTTACCTACGTTGTTAAATTCAGAAACCAAACGGATACACACGTCTTACAATCAGGCCGTAGCAGCTACCGGCCGTTTAAGTTCTAATAATCCCAACTTACAGAATATTCCAATTCGGACTGAAAGAGGAAAGGAAGTTAGGAAAGCCTTTGTTCCAAGGAATTCAGATTATACCTTACTTAGTGCGGATTATTCTCAAATTGAACTTCGAATAATTGCTGCATTAGCCAAGGAAACGAGTATGATTGAGGATTTTAAAAATGGAGTAGATATTCATACTTCCACGGCGGCAAAGGTTTATGGATTAGCGTTGGATCAGGTTACCAAAGAGCAGCGTTCTCATGCAAAAATGGTCAACTTTGGAATAATATATGGTATTTCTGCTTTTGGTCTGGCAGAAAGGCTTAATATTTCCAGGAATGAAGCCAAGAACATTATAGATAATTACTTTCTAAAATATCCTGGAATTAAGCAATATATGGACGAAAGTATAGAAAAGGCAAGAGAAAAGGGGTATGTAGAAACCATATTAGGAAGAAGAAGGTACCTAAGGGATATCAATAGTGCCAATCAAACCGTGAGAGGATTTGCAGAACGAAATGCAATTAATGCCCCTATCCAAGGTTCTGCTGCAGATATGATTAAAATAGCAATGATTCGTGTATATCACGAAATGAAAACCAGGCAATTAAAATCGAAATTGCTTTTGCAAGTTCATGATGAGTTGGTTTTTGATGCATATAAACCTGAATTAGAGGAGCTTACAATTCTAGTAAAAGAATGTATGCAAAACGCCTTACCTTTGGATGTTCCAATTGTGGCAGAAACTGGTTTTGGAAACAATTGGTTGGAAGCACATTAATTTACTCTGAGAATCAATCATCTGCAATGCCTATTATTTTGATTTTGTTAGGTTTGATGTTGTTTACCGGCAATGTAACATATGCCCAGGTTCCAATCAATGAAAATGTGGAAGCTTTACCCCCACCTTCATCTAGCGAAAGTGATACCATATACCAGCATCCGGAGCAAGAAGCGGAATTCCCGGGAGGTAAAAGCAGTATGATTAAATATATTGCAAAAAACCTGGTTTATCCTGAAGATGCTGTAATTAATGGCATTTCTGGTTCTATTCAGGTATTCTTTATTGTTGAAAAGGACGGGCAGGTCTCTCATGTGGAATTGGCCAAGCCAAACCAAGATAAGCAATTGAGTAAGGAGGCGCTTCGAATTGTTAAAATGTTTCCCAAATTTCTTCCAGCACGTCAAAATGGAAGACCGGTTAGATCTTCCATCGTATTACCTATCAATTTTTTACTTAAATAACTTTTTAAAAACCTGAACTATGAATAAAACTCTTGGACTTTTGTTACTTGTCTTTGTATTTTTTTCCTCCTGTAAAAAGGATGACAAAACCTTTTCCCTGGTTTCGCCCGGCAATGGCAGTCAAAACATTGATGCAACCCAACCCTTCACCTGCGATTCCTGGCCCAATGCTATCCTTTACAATTATACTTTTACCAACCAGGAAACACAAAATTCCTTGTACAGAACTTCGGTTAGTAACAGTTTAACCTTATCCCCTTCTGATTTGGTGCCAGGTGCACCCTACACATGGTCAGTAAATGTTACCACCTCGGATGGAAACAATTTTAGCTCTCCTACTTGGTCTTTTTCTGTGGCTTCCGGTGGAAATGGTGTTATTCCAAGTTTAATTAGTCCGGACAATTATATAACCGGTATTACTACCCGTCCGACCCTTTCCTGGAGTTCAGTTTATGGAGCAACTTCCTATGATATCACCATTTCTAAATATGGAGATATGTCAACAATTGTTTTAAACCAAGCAGTAAATGGAACTACATTCACTGTTCCTCCCGGAACCTTAGAGAATGATTACACTTATTTTTGGCGTGTTAATGTAACAGGAACTACTAATTTTTCAAGTGTTAGACAATTTTCTACTGCTTCCCCTCCTACCCTGCTTACCCCAACAGATGGATCAACTGTTCAAACCACCTTTCCAACATTTACCTGGTCCGGTTTTCCGGGTGCAACAACCTATAAATTGGAAATTTCAACTTCCTCCAGTTTTAGCACCCTGGCTCGTTCTAAAGTTGTAACAGGAACTACCTATACCTTAGATGCCGGAGAATACCTCTATAGTGGTAACTACTACTATTGGAGAGTTAAAGTTGATGGAGACCTTGAATATTCCTATGTAAGTAATTTTTCTGTAAATTAATATGCTTAAAATTTATTTCAAATCAACTTGTTCTACCTGTAGGAAGGCTTTAGACATTTTAAAGGAAGAAACAAGTGAGCACATTGAAATCGTTGAGTATATGAAAACCCGACCTAGTGCTCAAGAAATAAAAGAAATTGTTGAGCTTATTGGGATTAAACCCTTGGATTTGGTTCGGAAAAAGGAAGACTTGTACAAAAATGAATACAAAAACAAGCAAATTAGTGACCAGGAGTGGTTTGAAATTTTGTCCAGGTTTCCCGAATTGATAGAAAGACCGATTGTAGTTAAAGACGGAAGAGCTATGATTGGCAGGCCGCCTGAAACTATCAAAGCCTGGTGGACGGCTTGAACTGAATTTATTAGAACATTTTATAAACCAAGAATAGTATTTCGGTATAATTTTGCCCAGTAACGATTGAATGAGCGCTAATTCCAGAAGAACAAAAGACCTACTTGGGTTTGTATTAATATTACTAATCATTGTGCTGCTAAATTTTATTGGTAAATTTCTATATTACCGATTGGATTTAACAACAGAAAAACGATACACCCTGAGTCAACCAACCCGAGAATTATTAAAGGGTTTAAATGATGTTGTTTATTTCAAAATATACCTGGAAGGAGATTTTCCGGCAGGTTTTCGGGTTCTTCGAAACAGAACCAAGGAAATGTTGGAAGAATTTCAGGCACTTGGAGGTTCCAATGTACAATTTGAATTCATTGATCCCAATGCCAATCCGGATAAAAAGCAACGCCAACAATTATACCGGGAGCTTTATGAACAAGGTTTACAGCCAACCAAATTAGAGGTTACCGAGAAGGAAGGAGAAAGTCAACAGGTTATTTTTCCCGGCGCCATAGTTAGTTTTAAAGGTAAATCAGGAGCTATTCAACTTTTAAAAAGCCGAATGGGGACTTCCCCTGAGCAAATGCTTAATAATTCAGTTCAGGATTTGGAATATGAATTAGCGGATGCCATTCGAAAACTAAGCAAACCTGCCAAACCTTTGGTTGGATTTATTGGAGGACATGGAGAATTGGATAGTTTAGAGGTTTATGACATTACCCATACCCTAGCCGATTACTATGATGTGGTATTAGATACTATTAATCATCGTCTGGGAAGTCTGAACAGGTATAAATGTATAGTGATAGCCAAGCCAGATTCAGCTTGGGACGACAAGGATAAATTTATTTTGGATCAATACATTATGCGTGGTGGAAAAGTGCTATGGTTGGTTGACCCTGTTTATGCCACCATGGATAGCCTTCAAAGCCAGGCAACAACCTTTGCTATTCCGGTTGAAACGAATTTGGAGGATTTGTTGTTTGCCTATGGTGTTCGAATTAATTACAATTTAATCCAGGATTTGCAGGCTGCACCCATTCCAATTACCACCGGAATGATAGGTAATCAGCCGCAGATGAAATTCTTTCCTTGGTTTTATTTCCCAATTTTCTTCCCAGAAGCCAAGCATCCAATAGTTAATAATTTGAATGGAATTAAGGCGGAATTTGCATCCTCGATGGATACACTTTCGGTTGCCGGAATTAAGAAAACCATATTATTGCAAAGTTCTAAATATGCCCGAATACAGCAGGCACCTACCAGAATAAGCCTTAATTTATTAGGAGTCCCACCGGATGAAAGTCAATTTAACAAACCTAATTTAATTACAGGAGTGCTGTTGGAAGGAGAATTCCCTTCGGCATTTACAGATATGATTCCTTCTGCAATTCAACAAAGCACAGAAATTGGTTTTCGGTCAAAAAGTATAAAAACAGCTATGATAGTGGTTTCGGATGGAGATTTAATTCGGAATGGAGTTAATCGTAAAAATGGCACCTATTATGCACTCGGTTACGACCGATATACCCAGCGTGATTACGGAAATAAAAACTTTATCCTCAATGCCATCAATTATCTATGTGACGATTCCGGACTAATTTCGGCTAGAGCAAGAGAATTGAAACTTCGATTGCTAGATAGAAAGAAGGTGGAAAAAGAAAAATTCAAATGGCAAGTAATTAATGTGGCATTACCTGTCCTTTTGCTATTTTCACTAGGTGGTTTCCTTTATTGGAGAAGGAAAAGAAAATATGGAAACTAAAGTTCTACCCCAACAATCATAACATCGTCCACTTGTTCGGTTAAGCCTTTCCAATCATTAAATTCTTGCTCTAAACACTTGCCTTGATCAATTAATTCTATTTTGGAGCAAGATTCTAATAATTTTCTAAAACGCTCCTTCATGTATTTTTTCCCGCTTTTTCCACCAAACTGTGATGCAAATCCATCTGAACTCAGGTAAATTCGTTGTCCACTTTGAAACGAAATACGTTTGGTTTCAAAGCGTTTAGATTCTTCGTTTGAACCACCTCCAATAGCCATTCGGTCTGCTTTGAGAATATCAACCGCACCATTTGGAGTGGAAAGATAAACTTGATTATTAGCCCCTGCAAAGTACAATTCATTGAAATAATAGTCAACAATACACAAACTAAGATCCATCCCATCTTTCACTTCTTTGTCGTTTCCCTGAACAGCATACTTTAATCTGATATCAAGTAATTCTAGTATTTCAGATGGGTTTTCATAATGTTCATTTACTACAATTTGATTCAGTAAATTGGTTCCAATTATTGACATCAAAGCCCCAGGAACTCCATGACCGGTGCAATCAGCAACTACCAGGTATTTCTTATTTCGACGTTGGTAAACCCAAAAGAAATCCCCACTAACAATATCTCGAGGTAAGTTAATTACAAATGATTTTTCAAATATTTCTTTCAGCTTAACCTGGTTGGCCAACAATCCCAATTGTATTCGTTTGGCATAGTTGATACTATCTAAAATATTGATGTTCTTTTGTGTAATCTCCTTGGTTCGCTCTGCAATACGCTCTTCCAATTGAGCCAAGGTAAGTTCCAATAAATGTTCAGCTTTCTTTTGTTCGGTGATGTCAATTGAAATTCCAAACAGTCCGATTAAATTTCCGGAACCATCTGTTTTTATTTTACTCTCCGAGTGCAAGTATCGGATGGTTTGATCCTTCCTAATTATTCGATAATCAAAAGAAGCATTCTCCAAATTTACTTGTTGCTCATTAACCTTTTCTAGTATTCGATCTAAATCGTCCGGATGAATAAGCTCCTTCCAACTTTCAATGGTTTGAAAATTCTCATTCGACTCATATCCTAAAATATCTTGCAACTCTTCTGACCAATAGGCTCTGTTATTCAAAAAATCTAACTCCCAATTACCCATGTGGGCAATTGATTGGGCCTCTTTCAGTTTTGATTCACTTCTTCTTAAATCCTCTTCAGCCTTTCTTTTTTCCGTTACATCTTTTGCAAAGCATGCAACTCCTTCAATGGAATTTCCATTGATGATCGGATAAAATGAAATCTCCAACCAATAAGGCACATCCAAATCAAAGTAAACGAGGTCGGTAAATGATTCCCCATTAAAAGCTCTTTGAAATCTAACCTGATATTGGTTAAGTAACTTAGGATCCAGTAAATAATCGAAAATAAAATCACCTGTTTTTATCTGCTTTCCAAGCGTAACAAAAAGCAAATTACTATAGGCCAAATTGCAGGTTATTAACCTGAATTCCTTGTCGATACTCCAAATTAAATCACTGGTGTTGTTAATTAGAGCCTTTAGATTCATTTCATCTTTTACCCTGGCCTCTTCAATTTTTTTCTTTTCAGTGATTTCAAAGAAGTTTGAAACTAAACCTTGTATTCCCGGCTCTTCCAACCAATTGGTAGTCACACAATCAACCCAAATATATTCTCCATTTTTATGCCTCAACCTTATGATTAAGTTGTAACTGGAACCGGGAACCTGAATAATTCGATTTCTTTCTGTAAGGTAAATAGATAAATCATCCGGATGTACTATGGTTTGTCCTACCATTCCAATCATTTCATCCAATTCATACCCCAGGTAGGTTGTTACCGATGGACTTATATACAATATTGCACCTTCTTTATCTGCAATTAATTTAATGTCTTTGCTCTTCTCAATCAAAAATCTAAATCGTTTTTCGCTTTTGAGCAAGTTATTTTCAATTCTTTCCTTTTGTTTTAAATTCCAAATATTCTCTAGTGCATAGGAAACATCCATTGCAGCTTCTTCCAAAAGGTATTTTTCGGAATGGTCAAATACATTTTCTTCCTCTGAAAATACAAACCATAATCCAACTACCTGATTAAAAACCAGGATAGGAAAAGCAAGCTTGGATTTATAAACGCTATCATATTCTTTTGATCCGGCTTTTACCAATTCTCCTAATTCCTCAAAATAATCAAAATGTTGGGATGTCTTGGTTTGTTGAATACGCTCCACTAAAGAGTTGGAAAACTTAAAATGCTCAATAGGTGTAGCATTTAAGTTTATAAGCTTTTTAATGATAGACTGGTCTCCTTGTGCTGTATGCAGAATAACAGAATTATCTTTAATTAAACTTAACCAATTTAAACTGAATTGCCCAATTAAACTGGTTACTTCACACAGGTTCTCAATTAGTTTGTTTTTATCTTTAATTTGAACAATACTTCGATTGATGGAACTGGTAAACTGATACAATCGATTCGACTTAACCAATTCCATTTCAATCTTTTTCTTTTCCGTAATATCTTCCCGAATAGCCAAATACTGATAAGGTTTTCCTTTTTCATTTAAAAATGGAACAATCGAAGTGTTTACCCAATATTCAGTACCATCTTTCGCTTTGTTTTTAAATTGACCTTTCCAAATGGATCCATTTCCGATTGTCTTCCACATATCCTTAAAAAAGGCTTTGGAATGATAGCCTGAATTTATAATGCTATGAGGCTGACCAATTAATTCTTCCCTGGAATATTTCGAAATCTTGCAAAAATTATCATTTGCATAAGTGATTACTCCCTTCAAATCGGTAATAGCCAAAATGGTCGATTCATTCAATGCCGCCTTGTAGGCAGAAAGTTCCTCCAGCGTTCGTTGGTTTTGATAAAAAAGGGCTTCATCCAAAGTTGACTTCCTCAACCGCAATAAAAGTTGGTTGTCCATTGGAAAACAACAAACAACCAATGGAGATTTTTCTGAAAAAGCAAATGGTAAATGGTCCGAATATTGATGGTGACTATTGGTTTTTACGGACCTTTGAATGGCTTCCTTTAGCTTGGCCTGATTACCTTTAGGCCATAAATCCGGTAAGTGACTATTGATAATATTGTCGCCTTTTTCCCCTAAGGCCTCCATGGCAATCGGATTGGCAAATATGATTCGTAAATCAGAATCAATTATGATTACCCCTTCAGGTAAATTATTGAATAACTCCCATTTTCTATCCTTAGAATTCATCTGGGTAATAAAAAACAAAACTAGTTTTCATTTGAACATCAAAAAAAAATTTCGACTTATGTATAAAATAATAATAAAAACAAGCCTTGGATATACACGGATTAAGGTTTAGTATAGACTAACTTATTCCAAATATTCCGGATTCTCAAAAACTGAACTATCAGTCAAACATTTTAAAAAATTAAGGAGGTCCAATTTATCCTGTTCTGTTAAATTTAATCCCGTACCAACATGTTTCATCATTGGATCAATGGTAGCAGAAGGTACACCTCCCTGATTGTAATGTTCAATTACTTCCTCTAAAGTTGCAAACCGACCATCGTGCATGTAGGGCGCAGAAAAAACAATATTCCTCAAAGTCGGAGTCTTAAACTTTCCTTCGTCATAGGCGTTTCCGGTAAATCCACTTAATCCTTTATCTGTAAATGTTGCATCCAACCCGTTGTTGTGAAACAAGTTGTCCATAAACAGCATGTTATTGGGCACATGACAATGAAAACAATCGCCTTTCTCTGTGTTGAAAATTTCAAAACCATGGGTTTCTGATTCTGTCAAACTTATCTCTTGTCTTATCCACTTGTCAAACCGGGAATTACTTGAAGTGATACTTCTTAAAAATTGAGCTATAGCTTTGGTAACTAATACACTATCAATCTTGTTAGTTCCAAATGCTTTGCAGAATAAATCTGGATACTCCGAACTGTTTTGTAATTTAGAAACAACCTGTGGCCATTTTTCATTCATTTCAATTGGGTTAACCACAGGATCATGAATTTGTGCTTCCAACCCTGATTCCCTGCCATCCCAAAAAAAAGTCGTATTCCAAGCCATGTTCAACAAGGCCATCGAATTTCTGGTTCCAACACTACCTCCTACTCCTTTCGAAAACTGCTGCCCCCCATCGGAAAAATTATATTCCGGCTTGTGACAACTGGCACAACTAATCGTATTGTCTGAAGATAATCGTTTATCGTAAAACAACTTTTTCCCCAAAGCAATGCCTTCCTGTGTCATCGGATTTAACGAAAAATCTTCCAAGGCAGGAAATAGCTTAGGCCTCTCTAAATTAAAAGGAACTGGACTTTCTGAATCGCAGGTATTGTCTCCATCGTTTGGCTCTTTGTGACAAGAAACAAGCACTATCACTAAGCCCAAAATAGAGATCCAAACTTGTTTACTGGTTAATTGACTCACTTTAGCAAAACTATACCATATTTACCTAACTTTATTAAAATTATAATTTTTTAGAAAACCATTTTTGTCTCTGCTCTTTGCCTACCTTTGCGCCCGCAAAAAAACAATAGAAACAGAATGGCAACTAACAGGACTTTTACCATGATAAAGCCAGATGCAGTAGAAAACAACTACATCGGTGGCGTTTTAAAAATGATTAACGAAGCAGGCTTTCGAATCGTAGCTATGAAATTTACACGTCTTAGCTCC
Proteins encoded in this region:
- a CDS encoding PAS domain S-box protein; the encoded protein is MNSKDRKWELFNNLPEGVIIIDSDLRIIFANPIAMEALGEKGDNIINSHLPDLWPKGNQAKLKEAIQRSVKTNSHHQYSDHLPFAFSEKSPLVVCCFPMDNQLLLRLRKSTLDEALFYQNQRTLEELSAYKAALNESTILAITDLKGVITYANDNFCKISKYSREELIGQPHSIINSGYHSKAFFKDMWKTIGNGSIWKGQFKNKAKDGTEYWVNTSIVPFLNEKGKPYQYLAIREDITEKKKIEMELVKSNRLYQFTSSINRSIVQIKDKNKLIENLCEVTSLIGQFSLNWLSLIKDNSVILHTAQGDQSIIKKLINLNATPIEHFKFSNSLVERIQQTKTSQHFDYFEELGELVKAGSKEYDSVYKSKLAFPILVFNQVVGLWFVFSEEENVFDHSEKYLLEEAAMDVSYALENIWNLKQKERIENNLLKSEKRFRFLIEKSKDIKLIADKEGAILYISPSVTTYLGYELDEMIGMVGQTIVHPDDLSIYLTERNRIIQVPGSSYNLIIRLRHKNGEYIWVDCVTTNWLEEPGIQGLVSNFFEITEKKKIEEARVKDEMNLKALINNTSDLIWSIDKEFRLITCNLAYSNLLFVTLGKQIKTGDFIFDYLLDPKLLNQYQVRFQRAFNGESFTDLVYFDLDVPYWLEISFYPIINGNSIEGVACFAKDVTEKRKAEEDLRRSESKLKEAQSIAHMGNWELDFLNNRAYWSEELQDILGYESNENFQTIESWKELIHPDDLDRILEKVNEQQVNLENASFDYRIIRKDQTIRYLHSESKIKTDGSGNLIGLFGISIDITEQKKAEHLLELTLAQLEERIAERTKEITQKNINILDSINYAKRIQLGLLANQVKLKEIFEKSFVINLPRDIVSGDFFWVYQRRNKKYLVVADCTGHGVPGALMSIIGTNLLNQIVVNEHYENPSEILELLDIRLKYAVQGNDKEVKDGMDLSLCIVDYYFNELYFAGANNQVYLSTPNGAVDILKADRMAIGGGSNEESKRFETKRISFQSGQRIYLSSDGFASQFGGKSGKKYMKERFRKLLESCSKIELIDQGKCLEQEFNDWKGLTEQVDDVMIVGVEL
- a CDS encoding cytochrome-c peroxidase codes for the protein MSILGLVIVLVSCHKEPNDGDNTCDSESPVPFNLERPKLFPALEDFSLNPMTQEGIALGKKLFYDKRLSSDNTISCASCHKPEYNFSDGGQQFSKGVGGSVGTRNSMALLNMAWNTTFFWDGRESGLEAQIHDPVVNPIEMNEKWPQVVSKLQNSSEYPDLFCKAFGTNKIDSVLVTKAIAQFLRSITSSNSRFDKWIRQEISLTESETHGFEIFNTEKGDCFHCHVPNNMLFMDNLFHNNGLDATFTDKGLSGFTGNAYDEGKFKTPTLRNIVFSAPYMHDGRFATLEEVIEHYNQGGVPSATIDPMMKHVGTGLNLTEQDKLDLLNFLKCLTDSSVFENPEYLE